A region from the Lolium perenne isolate Kyuss_39 chromosome 4, Kyuss_2.0, whole genome shotgun sequence genome encodes:
- the LOC127294236 gene encoding uncharacterized protein: MENGRQPEFTIELAAVSAQGPGNDLSTYSTSQDSMNGSSSRYLLDGSPEPSTDVDFELLWRLRKYLVLLGVLAVGVTYNAGLTPPGGLWTLNKDGHDAGDPVLHVGYSLRYELFFYCNATAFAASLVLVILLLSKSVTRREMWLRAIQLTMMLDLFSLLGAFAAGSCRAPKSSIYIWILVFAVLVYVVIHTLVSRRSCGDFRKELKEKLHTVVDGILSRRGASVPDRQASSHPEKDVEEARKFILMLATFAGTITYQAGLNPPGGFWAENQYEHRPATSVLRSNYLHRYNFFVSCNATSFVASLVTIILLLSPELSSHGIRSKAVTVCVVADLFGLIGAYAAGCCRSKGTSLYVGVIGFIVWICFALLAGAFVCKPVADWLKKIKNLKCIDTFGRIFSLESDQNIPGNSEQDNSHAIDQHTAELAADMPQEDNASETELRVPEIKGDESHGEHQHADKQQIIIAEETVPRSEQLLVNGLRSENTKNIVYNQDQFTDYQSAAKDAVSDTGHPSIKCQQATNTVGSMSRVDNQSADNKQVENNKEQSSPTDISKTTVNIVDNMPNKQVANTKVQSSSTDELKNVAELVDDFSDEVMTDNHCNGATNGVTVQIVHSDVPTETSELEIVETNKTAVTLENGKNEEDPSEVTSHEDANGSATSEHLNKSRTYLLLLAILAVSLTYQSGLNPPGGFWSTTENNHLAGDPILEDTHHPRYIAFFYLNAVAFVASLVMIIMLLNKRVSDKATKRFALQITMIVDLLALTGAYAMGSSRKTNNSIYISFLLPGLVLAYVVIHVMIARVIPKEGKRLAAMLRQFSCKHVWPKGHQAGDVSGKDWERRRNLLLMLAVVAATVTYQAGMNPPGSVWSDDKRVSGTPGNPILQQNHSKRYNVFYYSNSFTLVSSVVITILLVNKASCEHGINSYALRVCLVVGLVGLLIAYAAGSCRKAKESIYLIIIAIAVLISLVIQVLILSSTQETVGGPLSTFVEEQLKRLLRLKEVRQVAVSEPQGSSDHHGKRERKRHKYLMLIAVLAASVTYQAGLNPPGGFWSDDVNHIAGNPVLHDIHPWRYRTFFIFNGISFMSSIVVIMCLLNKSVRKKDVPLQVLHLIMILDLLALMTAFAAGSCRKFRTSVYVYGLVIAVVVYLVIAIGVASRIAKYLRQVGRDEQRPFPRHPGSASRTNSTVAQQV; this comes from the coding sequence ATGGAAAACGGTAGGCAGCCTGAGTTCACCATTGAACTGGCCGCCGTGAGTGCCCAGGGACCAGGGAATGATTTGAGTACTTACAGCACCAGTCAAGATtccatgaatggatcgtccagcagaTATCTGTTAGACGGTAGCCCTGAACCCAGCACCGATGTTGATTTCGAGCTCCTGTGGAGACTGCGGAAGTATTTAGTACTTCTTGGAGTCCTAGCAGTTGGTGTGACATATAATGCTGGATTAACACCGCCAGGGGGATTGTGGACACTAAACAAGGATGGGCATGATGCTGGTGACCCGGTCCTGCATGTTGGCTACTCTCTACGGTATGAGCTGTTCTTTTACTGCAACGCAACAGCCTTTGCTGCTTCTCTTGTCTTAGTCATCTTGCTTTTAAGTAAGAGTGTGACGAGGCGGGAGATGTGGCTCCGTGCAATCCAGTTGACCATGATGCTGGACTTATTTAGTCTGCTGGGGGCCTTCGCTGCTGGAAGCTGCAGGGCACCGAAGTCATCCATTTACATCTGGATTCTAGTCTTTGCTGTTCTTGTGTATGTTGTGATTCATACCCTAGTATCCAGAAGGAGCTGCGGGGATTTTAGAAAAGAATTGAAGGAAAAGTTGCATACAGTGGTGGATGGAATTCTATCCAGACGGGGTGCAAGCGTCCCAGATAGGCAAGCAAGCAGCCATCCGGAGAAAGATGTTGAGGAGGCTCGTAAGTTCATTTTGATGCTTGCAACTTTTGCTGGTACCATCACATACCAAGCAGGATTGAATCCACCTGGAGGCTTTTGGGCTGAAAATCAGTATGAGCATCGTCCAGCTACGTCAGTTCTCCGCAGTAACTACCTTCACCGGTATAATTTTTTTGTTAGCTGCAATGCGACTTCTTTTGTGGCATCTTTGGTCACAATCATTCTGCTTCTGAGCCCTGAATTGAGCAGCCATGGAATAAGGTCCAAAGCAGTGACTGTGTGTGTGGTAGCTGACCTATTCGGTCTGATTGGGGCCTATGCTGCAGGGTGCTGTAGGAGTAAAGGAACATCTCTCTATGTTGGGGTTATTGGTTTCATTGTATGGATCTGCTTTGCACTTTTAGCCGGGGCATTTGTTTGCAAACCTGTAGCAGACTGGCTGAAAAAGATCAAAAATCTTAAGTGCATTGATACATTTGGTCGGATCTTTTCACTAGAGTCAGATCAAAACATACCAGGAAATTCAGAGCAAGATAATTCGCATGCGATTGATCAGCATACTGCGGAGCTCGCAGCAGATATGCCACAAGAAGACAATGCTTCTGAAACAGAACTCCGGGTTCCAGAGATCAAAGGGGATGAATCCCATGGGGAGCATCAGCATGCAGACAAACAGCAAATCATAATTGCTGAGGAGACTGTACCAAGATCAGAGCAACTATTGGTGAATGGCCTGCGATcagaaaatacaaaaaatattgTGTACAATCAAGATCAGTTTACAGACTACCAATCAGCTGCAAAGGATGCAGTGTCTGACACAGGACATCCATCAATCAAATGCCAGCAAGCTACAAATACTGTGGGCAGTATGTCTAGAGTTGATAATCAATCTGCAGACAACAAGCAAGTTGAAAATAATAAGGAACAGTCTTCACCAACTGATATCTCAAAGACTACAGTAAATATCGTCGACAATATGCCCAACAAGCAAGTTGCAAATACGAAAGTACAATCTTCATCAACTGATGAACTGAAGAATGTAGCTGAGCTAGTGGATGACTTCTCTGATGAAGTAATGACGGATAATCACTGCAATGGAGCCACCAACGGTGTCACGGTACAGATAGTACATTCTGATGTGCCTACGGAAACCAGTGAGCTTGAGATTGTCGAAACTAATAAAACTGCTGTAACTCTGGAGAATGGCAAGAATGAAGAAGATCCCAGTGAAGTTACCAGCCATGAAGATGCTAATGGCAGTGCAACTTCAGAGCATCTGAACAAATCCCGCACATATCTACTTCTCCTTGCCATTCTTGCAGTATCTCTGACTTATCAATCGGGTCTGAATCCGCCAGGTGGCTTCTGGTCAACAACAGAGAATAATCATTTGGCCGGTGATCCAATCCTCGAGGACACTCACCATCCGCGCTATATTGCATTCTTCTATCTGAATGCAGTCGCCTTTGTTGCATCCCTTGTCATGATTATTATGCTCCTCAACAAGAGGGTGAGCGACAAGGCTACAAAACGATTTGCTCTGCAGATTACAATGATAGTGGACCTTCTTGCCCTAACGGGGGCTTATGCTATGGGGAGCTCCAGGAAGACAAACAATTCCATCTACATTTCATTTTTGTTGCCGGGCCTAGTACTTGCTTATGTTGTTATCCATGTTATGATAGCACGTGTAATCCCTAAAGAGGGGAAAAGATTGGCGGCTATGCTGAGGCAATTCTCGTGCAAGCATGTATGGCCCAAAGGGCATCAGGCTGGGGATGTTAGCGGGAAGGACTGGGAGCGGAGGCGTAACCTACTGTTGATGCTTGCTGTTGTAGCTGCAACTGTTACATACCAAGCTGGTATGAACCCCCCAGGAAGTGTATGGTCTGATGACAAGCGTGTCAGTGGAACTCCGGGCAATCCAATCCTTCAGCAGAATCATTCAAAACGGTACAATGTGTTCTATTACTCAAATTCATTCACACTTGTGTCATCTGTAGTTATCACAATACTACTTGTGAACAAGGCATCCTGTGAGCATGGCATCAACTCATATGCACTGCGAGTATGTCTGGTTGTGGGCTTGGTTGGCCTCTTGATTGCCTATGCCGCAGGAAGCTGCAGGAAAGCAAAAGAATCTATTTATCTCATCATCATCGCTATTGCAGTTCTGATCTCTCTTGTGATTCAAGTCCTTATACTCTCTTCGACACAAGAAACAGTAGGAGGGCCACTGAGCACATTCGTGGAAGAGCAGCTGAAGCGGCTTCTTCGTCTCAAAGAGGTCAGGCAAGTAGCTGTTTCTGAGCCGCAAGGAAGTTCAGATCATCAtgggaaaagagagagaaagaggcaCAAATATCTGATGCTCATTGCAGTTTTAGCAGCCTCCGTCACATACCAAGCTGGTCTGAACCCGCCTGGTGGTTTCTGGTCTGATGATGTTAACCACATCGCAGGCAATCCAGTCCTTCACGATATCCATCCCTGGCGCTACCGAACATTCTTCATCTTCAATGGTATCTCTTTCATGTCATCTATTGTCGTGATCATGTGCCTATTGAATAAATCTGTCAGGAAGAAGGATGTTCCACTTCAGGTACTGCACTTGATCATGATACTAGATCTGCTAGCTCTCATGACAGCTTTCGCCGCGGGAAGCTGCCGGAAATTCAGGACTTCGGTGTATGTCTATGGGCTAGTGATTGCTGTTGTAGTATACCTTGTGATTGCAATAGGTGTAGCGAGCAGAATTGCGAAATATCTGAGACAAGTGGGAAGAGATGAGCAGCGGCCCTTCCCAAGACATCCTGGAAGTGCTTCAAGAACAAACTCGACGGTTGCACAGCAAGTTTGA
- the LOC127294237 gene encoding large ribosomal subunit protein uL3 — translation MSHRKFEHPRHGSLGFLPRKRCSRHRGKVKAFPRDDTSKQCHLTAFLGYKAGMTHIVREVEKPGSKLHKKETCEAVTIVETPPIVIVGLVAYVKTPRGLRTLNTVWAQHLSEDVRRRFYKNWCKSKKKAFTKYALKYDSDAGKKEIQLQLEKMKKYGTVIRVIAHTQIRKMKGLKQKKAHLMEIQINGGTIADKVDYGYNFFEKEVPIDAVFQKDEMIDIIGVTKGKGYEGVVTRWGVTRLPRKTHRGLRKVACIGAWHPARVSYTVARAGQNGYHHRTEMNKKVYKIGKVGQETHDASTEFDRTEKDITPMGGFPHYGVVKADYLMIKGCCVGPKKRVVTLRQSLLKQTSRLALEEIKLKFVDTSSKFGHGRFQTTDEKQKFYGKLKA, via the exons ATGTCGCACCGTAAGTTCGAGCACCCGAGGCACGGATCCCTCGGCTTCCTCCCCAGGAAGCGCTGCTCACGCCACCGCGGAAAGG TGAAGGCCTTCCCCAGGGATGACACCAGCAAACAATGCCACCTCACCGCCTTCCTTGGTTACAAGGCTGGAATGACCCACATCGTGCGTGAGGTCGAGAAGCCTGGTTCAA AGCTGCACAAGAAGGAGACCTGTGAGGCTGTCACCATTGTTGAGACGCCGCCGATTGTTATTGTTGGGCTTGTTGCCTACGTGAAGACTCCTCGTGGCCTTCGTACTCTCAACACTGTCTGGGCCCAGCATCTCAGTGAGGACGTTAGGAGGAGGTTCTACAAGAACTGGTGCAAGAGCAAGAAGAAGGCTTTCACCAAGTACGCCCTCAAGTACGACAGCGATGCAGGCAAGAAAGAAATCCAGCTGCAGCTTGAGAAGATGAAGAAGTATGGTACCGTTATCCGTGTGATCGCACATACCCAG ATAAGGAAGATGAAGGGCTTGAAGCAGAAGAAGGCTCACCTCATGGAGATCCAGATCAATGGTGGCACCATCGCTGACAAAGTGGACTATGGCTACaacttcttcgagaaggaagtccCCATCGATGCTGTCTTCCAGAAGGATGAGATGATTGACATCATCGGTGTCACCAAGGGTAAGGGATACGAGGGTGTCGTGACACGTTGGGGTGTCACCCGCCTTCCCCGCAAGACCCACAGAGGTCTCCGCAAGGTTGCCTGTATTGGTGCCTGGCATCCTGCTAGGGTTTCCTACACTGTTGCCCGTGCTGGTCAGAATGGTTACCACCACCGGACTGAGATGAACAAGAAGGTCTACAAGATTGGCAAGGTTGGACAGGAAACTCATGATGCCTCTACCGAGTTTGACAG GACTGAGAAGGACATCACCCCCATGGGTGGCTTCCCCCACTACGGTGTGGTGAAGGCTGACTACCTCATGATCAAGGGTTGCTGTGTTGGGCCCAAGAAGCGTGTGGTCACCCTCCGCCAGTCCCTCCTGAAGCAGACCTCGCGTCTGGCCCTGGAGGAGATCAAGCTCAAGTTCGTGGACACCTCTTCCAAGTTCGGGCATGGGCGTTTCCAGACCACCGACGAGAAGCAGAAGTTCTATGGCAAGCTCAAGGCTTGA